One Zeugodacus cucurbitae isolate PBARC_wt_2022May chromosome 3, idZeuCucr1.2, whole genome shotgun sequence genomic region harbors:
- the LOC128920305 gene encoding seminal metalloprotease 1-like — MLFLGFLLLSVVGGSRALPVDERQEDDPELTAGFFEGDIVLDASPRNGVKNSDKRWPKGIVYYKFMDGFFDKEQIHFIKDAMKAIENASCVRFKEAGDNQPYFVNITGTQIGCFSKVGFTARVQKFNLKPYPIKEGCFRFGSIMHELMHTLGFHHMQNTYNRDEYVQINKKNIERSERHNFQIYDKDLIEDFEAEYDYGSILHYPRRAFSKNGEKTIEPLKKVKKGLMGQRKALSEIDIYKLNKMYKCKKKH, encoded by the exons ATGTTATTTCTGGGTTTCTTGCTGCTTTCTGTGGTTGGTGGAAGTCGGGCTCTACCAGTAGATGAACGGCAGGAAGACGATCCTGAACTAACTGCTGGCTTCTTTGAAGGAGATATTGTGTTGGACGCGTCCCCGCGTAATGGCGTAAAGAATTCAGATAAACGTTGGCCTAAGGGTATTgtctattataaatttatggatggattttttg ACAAAgaacaaatacattttataaaagaTGCCATGAAAGCTATAGAAAATGCTTCTTGTGTTCGCTTCAAAGAGGCCGGCGATAATCAACCATATTTCGTCAACATAACAGGTACTCAGATTGGATGTTTCTCTAAAGTTGGATTTACTGCTCGTGTTCAAAAATTCAATCTAAAACCGTATCCCATAAAAGAGGGCTGCTTTCGTTTCGGCAGTATAATGCACGAATTGATGCACACACTCGGTTTCCATCATATGCAGAACACTTATAACCGCGACGAATATGTTCAGattaacaagaaaaatattgaacgaAGCGAACggcataattttcaaatatatgatAAGGATTTAATTGAGGATTTTGAAGCAGAATACGATTATGGTAGTATTTTACATTATCCGAGACGTGCTTTCTCGAAGAACGGCGAAAAGACTATAGAGCCTCTGAAGAAAGTGAAGAAGGGTCTAATGGGTCAGCGCAAAGCTTTAAGTGAAATTGATATttacaaattgaataaaatgtataaatgtaagaaaaagcattaa